From the Leptotrichia sp. oral taxon 221 genome, one window contains:
- a CDS encoding aspartate kinase gives MIIVHKYGGTSVATTEKIMNIAKYLGSVKDSGNDVVVVVSAMGKTTDALIKLAHEITENPDSREMDRLMSTGEQQTISLLSIALKTLGYEAISLTGAQAGIKTSGHYMKNKIDDINGDVIKGHLNEGKIVVVAGFQGVNKDGDVTTLGRGGSDTSAVALAAALGGKCEIYTDVDGIYSIDPRVYSNAKKLPYISYDEMMELAYLGAGVMEPRAVELGGKYGVEIYVGKSLGEKNGTIITSIQKIKEIKEMEEKVITGVSINENILMVNVEEIPTNAQNVYEIFEKAEANGINIDMISQNDVTSHHGSFAFTCPKTDIAALEKIGKEIEAKFSKTSFIINQYVTKVSIVGIGLISNVGVAAKMFKILSENDISFHQISTSEISISLVVDEVMGKKVAELFAREFDI, from the coding sequence GTGATTATTGTACATAAATATGGTGGAACTTCGGTTGCCACAACTGAAAAAATTATGAATATTGCTAAATATTTAGGTAGCGTAAAGGATTCAGGAAATGATGTAGTTGTAGTAGTTTCGGCTATGGGGAAAACAACTGATGCGTTAATTAAATTGGCTCATGAAATTACTGAAAATCCAGATTCTAGGGAAATGGATAGATTGATGTCGACTGGAGAACAACAAACAATTTCGCTTTTAAGTATTGCGTTGAAAACATTGGGATATGAAGCGATTTCATTGACAGGGGCTCAAGCGGGGATAAAAACGAGTGGGCATTATATGAAAAATAAAATAGATGATATAAATGGTGATGTTATAAAAGGTCACTTGAATGAAGGAAAGATTGTTGTTGTAGCTGGATTCCAAGGAGTTAATAAAGATGGAGATGTAACTACTTTGGGGCGTGGAGGTTCTGATACTTCTGCAGTTGCACTTGCGGCAGCTTTGGGAGGAAAATGTGAGATTTATACGGATGTTGATGGAATTTATTCAATTGATCCGAGAGTGTATAGCAATGCGAAAAAATTGCCATATATTTCTTATGATGAAATGATGGAATTGGCTTATTTAGGGGCTGGAGTAATGGAGCCTAGAGCTGTTGAACTTGGTGGGAAATATGGAGTAGAAATCTATGTTGGAAAATCACTTGGTGAAAAAAATGGAACGATTATAACTTCAATTCAAAAAATAAAGGAGATTAAAGAAATGGAAGAAAAAGTAATAACTGGAGTGTCGATAAATGAAAATATATTAATGGTAAACGTGGAAGAAATTCCTACAAATGCACAAAATGTATATGAGATTTTTGAAAAAGCTGAAGCAAATGGAATAAATATTGATATGATAAGTCAAAATGATGTAACTAGCCATCACGGAAGTTTTGCGTTTACTTGTCCAAAAACTGATATAGCAGCACTTGAAAAAATTGGTAAAGAAATAGAAGCTAAATTTTCAAAAACATCATTTATAATAAACCAATATGTTACAAAAGTTTCAATTGTAGGAATTGGATTAATTAGTAATGTTGGTGTAGCTGCAAAAATGTTTAAAATCTTATCTGAAAATGATATAAGTTTTCACCAAATTTCGACTTCAGAAATTAGCATTTCGTTGGTTGTAGATGAAGTTATGGGTAAAAAAGTTGCAGAATTATTTGCTAGAGAATTTGATATTTAA
- the lysA gene encoding diaminopimelate decarboxylase: protein MKLFGTAKINEKGNLSIGGVDTIELAKEFKTPLYVMDQELIETTIDKMKEAFQSSRFKTRIAYAGKAFLTTGMIKLVESKGLDLDVVSGGELYTAHKAGFPMKRVHLHGNNKLVNEIEMAVEYGIDTIVVDNEDEIAKIEKVCKEKGKKQAVLVRIDPGIEAHTHHYIKTSGLTSKFGISLFQENLIDIVKRLNDSPYIEFKGFHTHIGSQIFQSAFFIFALDEIFKYLDRLKKELGIVVHTVNMGGGFGVYYKNGDDPKPIEEVLSEIITYTEAMEIKYQIGFKELCIEPGRSIVGNAGTTLYEVGGIKETVGGKTYVFIDGGMSDNIRTALYQAEYEAGVVNKMEDTDTRDVTLAGKLCESGDIIIQNGKLPKSTKVGDIVAVGTTGAYCYTMSSHYNRMVTPGVVFVKDGKAKVAVRRESYEDLLRNDEIFEL from the coding sequence ATGAAATTATTTGGAACGGCAAAAATTAATGAAAAAGGGAATTTATCAATAGGAGGAGTTGATACGATAGAGTTGGCAAAAGAGTTTAAAACGCCACTTTATGTAATGGATCAGGAATTGATTGAAACGACTATTGATAAAATGAAAGAGGCTTTTCAATCATCAAGATTTAAAACAAGAATAGCTTATGCAGGGAAAGCGTTTTTGACAACTGGGATGATTAAATTGGTTGAATCTAAAGGATTGGATTTAGATGTGGTTTCTGGTGGAGAATTGTATACGGCACATAAAGCAGGATTTCCGATGAAAAGAGTGCATTTGCATGGAAATAATAAATTGGTGAATGAGATTGAAATGGCTGTTGAATATGGGATTGATACGATTGTTGTAGATAATGAAGATGAAATTGCTAAAATTGAAAAAGTTTGTAAGGAAAAAGGTAAGAAACAAGCGGTTTTAGTGAGAATTGATCCAGGAATTGAGGCACATACGCATCACTATATAAAAACTTCAGGACTTACATCAAAATTTGGGATTTCACTTTTCCAAGAAAATTTGATTGATATTGTAAAAAGATTGAATGATAGTCCATATATTGAATTTAAAGGGTTCCATACACATATTGGTTCGCAAATATTCCAATCTGCATTCTTTATTTTTGCGTTAGATGAAATTTTCAAATATTTGGATAGATTGAAAAAAGAATTAGGAATTGTAGTTCACACAGTAAATATGGGTGGAGGATTTGGAGTTTATTACAAAAATGGAGATGATCCTAAACCAATAGAAGAAGTGCTTAGCGAAATTATAACTTATACTGAAGCAATGGAAATTAAATATCAAATTGGATTTAAAGAACTTTGTATTGAGCCAGGAAGAAGTATTGTCGGAAATGCTGGAACGACTTTATATGAAGTTGGTGGAATTAAAGAAACTGTTGGTGGAAAAACTTATGTGTTTATTGATGGAGGAATGTCAGATAATATAAGAACTGCACTTTATCAAGCTGAATATGAGGCTGGTGTTGTTAATAAAATGGAAGATACTGACACAAGAGATGTTACATTAGCTGGGAAATTGTGTGAATCGGGAGATATTATTATTCAAAATGGTAAATTGCCAAAATCGACTAAAGTTGGGGATATAGTTGCAGTTGGTACGACAGGAGCTTATTGTTATACAATGTCAAGCCACTACAACAGAATGGTTACGCCAGGAGTTGTATTTGTAAAAGACGGTAAAGCAAAAGTTGCTGTTAGAAGGGAATCTTATGAAGATTTATTGAGAAATGATGAAATTTTTGAATTATAA
- a CDS encoding autotransporter-associated N-terminal domain-containing protein, with amino-acid sequence MTNSLRKLAKDLKAFAKRCKDFKYTEQALFVFLLCGIVGFADVTTAPTDKAIQNQRQEITTSIGDMRQQFKRVKSENDKLMKNYNLELIQLMEQGDHVVKSPWSSWQYGANTILNDWKGSYKGRGDKAEKYPYEGILERSSDPYERNVSTDSKNYSLLSKTTNVKSASSNNRQGMKGYGIASTKAVKEPIVGFEVNAGINPRIFNTPVVTPLNATQPNLPEAINFVPPTIETPSPNPANINVTTVTLSSYSNGGSYTMLRKETNINGNYDLLPTTPAFSTGNAYGVAEYTVREGNFNASANSVMNINSERMRAVTLDPIYNSGTNSGLTFTNNGTINLIAEKTGGIEVQTHQNNTPVLGINAGNINGNGNKQVALIFTDEGSSTGSYTLRNDGTVIMNGDDSTGYGLEITTGWVGHALNSAGGTITMNGKNSYGIGIGTASTNIGAGSSAKNVGAINITGENSGGIAVQKDMTGGIENTGKINISGKNSFGIYSEIARPLNNDGEINITAGDSNIGLRSGNTAVLINKKDINISSTGKENIGLYTSTGTVENDDTTGNVTITAGENIGIMSAGTGTANNKGTITVTADGSTGAIATGGTVNNTGTISVTGNTSSNGRGAAGIIASGGTFTATGSGTVTANVTGKNSVGIYAKNGTATVLQNNTDTADGAVNYAVDTNGTINLNGTGTANTGASALLFYNDGGKINVNSSLTANISGGSNTPATRGTAFLYKGTGYSSFTASDISTWAKNKFGNGATTTLNNLTLNMASGSRLFIASDVSMNLSDTVGSALSSALGATINGSDYKTFMLYNSLLRLNQSINLDNTNDAYNQLELSNSSIDNNNSNTITGTQAGQTAIAQENLLTNRAAVTLNNNGVINLSGTNSTGMYAKFGVINNNSTGTITIGDSSTGLYGTEDSILTNTGTITMGNSSTGMYSEGSTTQGVTNAGTITSAGTSSVGVLYKPASTIPTGTVLGNTGTIILGNSSVGLYGENTATNYVTSNLGTITVGNNGIGMFGYASDVSGGTITVGDTGVGVYSQGGNVNLTGGTITTGASEAVGVYTVGSGQTITNSGTAFNLGDTSVAIANAGTGNTINSTVGNVGLGTNNIYIYSSDTGGTVNNSTTLNASGGGNYGIYSAGNVINTGDMNFGNGTGNVGIYSVGGGNATNNGGVITVGGSNPAANSYSIGMAAGYGTTDTGHVTNNGTINVNGNYGIGMFASGAGSTATNASNIVLNGNNTTGIYADNGATAINTGSISTGSGSYSNVVGVYLGQGSTLNNTGSITIDGSNAVGVYLKGGTIANYGNITVNGSSDPDDTVYTFTTPATGKGVGGAIINAPAGATSATVTINGVKQNPVTVNTFAKNPINVSASSIGLYVNTSGVDYTNSINGLGNLTSEADLIIGTEATEMTNSKSILVNDPKILNPYNNAMRSSGVSNWNIYSAGLNWLATPTLNPTDGTMTNIYMVKVPYTAWAGKENTPVNSTDTYNFLDGLEQRYGVEALSTRERQVFSKLNSIGNNEETLFYQATDEMMGHQYGNVQQRINETGSLLDKEFRYLHDQWRNPSKDNNKIKVFGMRNEYNTDTAGIIDYTSNAYGVAYVHENETVKLGNSSGWYAGAVNNNFKFKDIGKSRENQTMVKAGIFKTMSPYMDHNGSLRWTIAGDVFLGKNEMKRKFLVVDDIFNAKGDYTSYGAAFKTDLGYDIRMSERTHLRPYGALKMEYGRFNSIKEDSGEIRLEVDGNDYYSIKPEVGVEFKYVQPVAVKSQLSVGLSAAYENELGKVGDVNNKARVRFTDADWFGIRGEKEDRRGNGKFDFNLGVDNTRFGVTVNAGYDTKGSNIRGGIGFRAIY; translated from the coding sequence ATGACAAATAGCCTAAGAAAATTAGCAAAAGATTTAAAAGCCTTTGCTAAAAGATGTAAAGACTTTAAATATACAGAACAAGCATTGTTTGTATTTTTGTTATGTGGAATAGTTGGTTTTGCTGATGTAACAACAGCGCCAACAGATAAAGCTATTCAAAATCAAAGACAAGAAATAACAACGTCGATTGGAGATATGCGACAACAATTCAAAAGAGTAAAATCAGAAAACGACAAATTAATGAAAAACTACAACTTAGAATTGATCCAATTAATGGAACAAGGAGATCATGTAGTTAAATCGCCTTGGAGTTCTTGGCAATATGGAGCTAACACAATCTTAAATGATTGGAAAGGTTCTTATAAAGGTAGAGGAGATAAGGCTGAAAAATATCCTTATGAAGGTATTCTTGAAAGAAGTTCAGATCCTTATGAAAGAAATGTATCAACAGACAGCAAAAATTACAGTTTATTGTCAAAAACGACTAATGTAAAATCTGCTTCATCTAATAATAGACAAGGAATGAAAGGGTATGGTATTGCTAGTACTAAAGCGGTAAAAGAGCCAATTGTAGGATTTGAAGTAAATGCCGGAATTAATCCAAGAATATTTAATACACCGGTTGTCACTCCACTTAATGCAACACAGCCTAATTTACCTGAAGCTATTAATTTTGTACCACCAACAATAGAAACACCTTCGCCAAATCCGGCAAATATAAATGTGACAACTGTAACATTGTCTTCATATAGTAATGGTGGTTCCTATACCATGTTACGGAAGGAAACGAATATAAACGGGAATTACGATTTATTACCAACTACCCCTGCTTTCAGCACCGGAAATGCATATGGTGTAGCGGAATATACAGTAAGGGAAGGAAACTTTAATGCTTCAGCAAATTCAGTAATGAACATAAACAGTGAAAGAATGAGAGCCGTAACATTAGATCCAATCTATAATAGTGGAACTAATAGCGGTCTTACGTTTACAAATAATGGAACAATCAATCTTATAGCAGAAAAAACTGGTGGAATAGAAGTACAGACACACCAAAATAATACGCCAGTTTTAGGGATAAACGCAGGAAATATAAATGGGAACGGTAATAAACAAGTAGCTCTTATCTTTACAGATGAAGGGTCTTCAACAGGTTCTTATACATTAAGAAATGATGGAACAGTTATTATGAATGGTGATGATTCAACAGGATATGGCCTAGAAATAACTACGGGATGGGTCGGTCACGCTTTAAACAGTGCCGGTGGAACCATAACTATGAATGGTAAAAACAGTTATGGTATTGGAATTGGAACAGCTTCTACGAATATTGGTGCCGGGTCTTCTGCTAAAAACGTGGGGGCTATTAATATAACTGGTGAAAATTCAGGTGGGATAGCTGTACAGAAAGATATGACAGGTGGGATTGAAAATACAGGAAAAATTAATATCTCAGGGAAAAACTCTTTCGGGATATATTCTGAAATAGCAAGACCACTAAATAATGATGGTGAAATTAATATAACTGCCGGGGACAGTAATATAGGATTAAGATCAGGAAACACAGCTGTATTAATAAATAAAAAAGATATAAATATTTCAAGTACAGGGAAAGAAAATATAGGACTTTATACTTCAACAGGAACAGTTGAAAATGATGATACGACAGGTAATGTTACAATAACAGCAGGAGAAAATATTGGAATTATGTCAGCAGGAACTGGAACTGCTAATAATAAAGGGACAATTACTGTGACTGCTGATGGTTCAACAGGAGCAATTGCAACTGGAGGAACAGTTAATAATACAGGGACAATTAGTGTAACTGGAAATACTTCTTCAAACGGAAGAGGAGCAGCTGGTATTATAGCTTCCGGCGGTACATTTACAGCTACTGGAAGTGGAACAGTCACAGCTAATGTAACAGGGAAAAATTCAGTTGGAATATATGCAAAAAATGGAACAGCTACAGTTTTACAAAATAATACAGACACTGCTGATGGAGCAGTAAACTATGCTGTTGATACAAACGGAACAATTAATTTAAATGGAACAGGAACTGCAAATACTGGAGCAAGTGCATTGCTGTTTTATAATGATGGCGGAAAGATAAATGTAAATTCTTCATTAACTGCAAATATATCAGGTGGTTCAAATACTCCCGCAACAAGAGGAACAGCATTCCTATATAAAGGAACTGGATATAGTTCATTTACAGCTTCAGATATATCTACATGGGCAAAAAATAAATTTGGAAATGGAGCAACAACAACTTTAAATAACCTAACACTTAATATGGCTTCAGGTTCAAGACTATTCATAGCTTCAGATGTAAGTATGAATTTATCTGATACAGTAGGTAGTGCATTGTCAAGTGCTTTAGGAGCTACTATTAATGGAAGTGACTACAAGACATTTATGTTGTATAACAGTTTACTTAGATTAAATCAGTCAATTAATTTAGATAATACTAATGATGCATATAACCAACTTGAATTATCTAATTCGTCAATTGATAATAATAATAGCAATACTATAACAGGTACACAAGCAGGACAAACTGCAATTGCACAGGAGAACTTATTAACAAACAGAGCAGCTGTTACATTAAATAATAATGGTGTAATTAATTTAAGTGGTACAAATTCAACAGGTATGTATGCTAAATTTGGAGTTATCAATAATAATTCAACAGGAACAATTACGATAGGAGATTCATCAACTGGTCTTTATGGAACAGAAGATAGTATCCTTACAAATACAGGAACAATTACAATGGGAAATAGTTCAACAGGTATGTATTCTGAAGGTTCAACAACTCAAGGTGTAACAAATGCAGGAACAATCACAAGTGCTGGAACTTCTTCAGTAGGTGTATTGTATAAACCAGCTAGTACTATTCCAACAGGAACAGTTTTAGGTAATACAGGAACTATTATTTTAGGAAATTCGAGTGTTGGATTGTATGGAGAAAATACAGCAACAAACTACGTTACATCTAACCTAGGAACAATTACAGTAGGTAATAATGGTATTGGTATGTTTGGATATGCTTCTGATGTATCTGGAGGAACAATTACAGTAGGAGATACAGGTGTAGGTGTATATTCTCAAGGAGGAAATGTAAACCTTACAGGAGGAACAATTACAACAGGAGCATCTGAAGCAGTAGGTGTGTATACAGTAGGAAGTGGACAAACAATTACTAACAGTGGAACTGCATTCAATTTAGGAGATACATCAGTTGCAATAGCAAATGCTGGAACTGGTAATACAATTAACTCAACAGTAGGAAATGTAGGATTAGGAACAAACAATATTTATATTTATTCGAGTGATACTGGAGGAACAGTAAACAACTCTACAACATTAAATGCATCAGGTGGAGGAAATTACGGTATTTACTCAGCAGGAAATGTTATAAATACAGGTGATATGAACTTTGGAAATGGAACAGGAAATGTAGGTATTTACTCAGTTGGAGGAGGTAATGCAACAAACAACGGTGGAGTAATTACAGTAGGAGGATCTAATCCAGCTGCAAATTCATACAGTATAGGTATGGCCGCAGGTTATGGAACTACAGACACTGGACATGTAACTAATAATGGAACAATTAATGTAAATGGTAATTATGGAATCGGTATGTTTGCAAGTGGAGCAGGAAGTACAGCAACAAATGCTAGTAACATAGTATTAAATGGAAATAATACAACAGGAATTTACGCTGATAACGGAGCAACTGCAATAAATACAGGTTCAATTTCAACTGGTTCTGGATCATACTCTAATGTAGTGGGAGTTTACTTAGGACAAGGTTCAACATTGAATAATACTGGTTCAATTACAATTGATGGTTCTAATGCAGTTGGTGTATACTTAAAAGGAGGAACTATTGCTAACTACGGTAATATTACAGTAAATGGAAGTAGTGATCCTGATGATACAGTGTATACATTTACAACACCAGCAACAGGAAAAGGTGTAGGAGGAGCAATAATCAATGCACCAGCAGGAGCTACAAGTGCTACAGTTACAATAAATGGTGTTAAACAAAATCCAGTAACAGTAAATACATTTGCTAAAAACCCAATAAATGTATCAGCTTCAAGTATTGGATTGTACGTTAATACTTCAGGAGTAGATTATACAAATTCTATTAATGGATTAGGAAACTTAACAAGTGAAGCAGATTTAATTATTGGTACAGAAGCTACTGAAATGACAAATAGTAAATCTATTTTAGTAAATGATCCTAAGATTTTAAATCCATATAATAATGCGATGAGATCTAGTGGAGTTTCAAACTGGAATATTTATTCAGCAGGATTAAACTGGTTAGCAACACCAACATTGAATCCAACTGATGGTACAATGACTAACATTTACATGGTTAAAGTACCTTATACTGCTTGGGCAGGAAAAGAAAATACGCCTGTAAACAGTACAGATACATATAATTTCTTAGATGGATTAGAACAAAGATATGGTGTAGAAGCATTAAGTACGAGAGAAAGACAAGTATTTAGTAAATTGAATAGTATTGGAAACAACGAAGAAACATTATTCTATCAAGCAACAGATGAAATGATGGGACACCAATACGGAAATGTTCAACAAAGAATCAATGAAACTGGAAGCCTACTTGATAAAGAATTTAGATACTTGCACGATCAATGGAGAAATCCTTCTAAAGATAATAATAAGATTAAAGTATTTGGTATGAGAAATGAATACAACACAGATACAGCTGGTATCATTGATTATACAAGTAATGCTTACGGAGTAGCTTATGTTCATGAAAATGAAACAGTTAAGTTAGGAAATTCTTCTGGATGGTATGCTGGAGCAGTAAATAATAACTTTAAATTCAAAGATATTGGAAAATCTAGAGAAAATCAAACTATGGTAAAAGCAGGAATCTTTAAAACAATGTCGCCTTACATGGATCACAATGGTTCATTGAGATGGACAATTGCTGGAGATGTATTCTTAGGTAAAAATGAAATGAAACGTAAATTCTTAGTAGTTGATGATATCTTCAACGCTAAAGGAGATTACACTTCTTATGGTGCTGCGTTCAAAACAGATTTAGGATACGATATTAGAATGTCTGAAAGAACTCATTTGAGACCATACGGAGCATTGAAAATGGAATACGGAAGATTTAACAGTATTAAAGAAGATAGCGGAGAAATCAGATTAGAAGTTGATGGAAACGATTATTATTCTATCAAACCAGAAGTTGGAGTAGAATTTAAATACGTTCAACCAGTAGCAGTTAAATCACAATTGTCTGTTGGATTGTCAGCAGCTTATGAAAACGAATTAGGAAAAGTAGGAGATGTAAATAATAAAGCAAGAGTAAGATTTACAGATGCTGACTGGTTCGGAATCAGAGGAGAAAAAGAAGATAGAAGAGGAAACGGTAAATTCGACTTTAACTTAGGTGTAGATAACACTAGATTCGGAGTAACTGTAAACGCAGGATACGACACTAAAGGAAGCAACATCAGAGGTGGAATCGGATTTAGAGCGATTTACTAA